The following proteins come from a genomic window of Streptomyces sp. NBC_00539:
- the rpsB gene encoding 30S ribosomal protein S2 has protein sequence MAVVTMRELLESGVHFGHQTRRWNPKMKRFIFTERNGIYIIDLLQSLSYIDRAYEFVKETVAHGGSIMFVGTKKQAQEAIAEQATRVGMPYVNQRWLGGMLTNFSTVYKRLQRLKELEAIDFEDVAASGLTKKELLVLSREKIKLEKTLGGIREMSKVPSAVWIVDTKKEHIAVGEARKLHIPVVAILDTNCDPDEVDYKIPGNDDAIRSVTLLTRVIADAVAEGLIARSGAATGDSKPGEKAAAEPLAEWERDLLEGEKKADEPAAEAAPAEAAVEAPAAEAEAETVVEAPAADAEQA, from the coding sequence ATGGCCGTCGTAACGATGCGGGAGCTGCTGGAAAGCGGCGTCCACTTCGGTCACCAGACCCGTCGCTGGAACCCGAAGATGAAGCGCTTCATCTTCACCGAGCGCAACGGCATCTACATCATCGACCTGCTCCAGTCGCTGTCGTACATCGACCGCGCCTACGAGTTCGTGAAGGAGACCGTCGCGCACGGTGGCTCCATCATGTTCGTCGGTACCAAGAAGCAGGCGCAGGAAGCGATCGCCGAGCAGGCGACGCGCGTCGGCATGCCGTACGTCAACCAGCGCTGGCTCGGTGGCATGCTCACCAACTTCTCCACCGTCTACAAGCGCCTCCAGCGTCTGAAGGAGCTTGAGGCGATCGACTTCGAGGACGTCGCCGCCTCGGGTCTCACCAAGAAGGAGCTCCTGGTCCTCTCCCGCGAGAAGATCAAGCTGGAGAAGACCCTCGGTGGTATCCGCGAGATGTCGAAGGTCCCCAGCGCCGTCTGGATCGTCGACACCAAGAAGGAGCACATCGCCGTCGGTGAGGCGCGCAAGCTCCACATCCCGGTCGTCGCGATCCTCGACACCAACTGCGACCCCGACGAGGTCGACTACAAGATCCCGGGCAACGACGACGCGATCCGCTCCGTCACCCTGCTCACCCGCGTGATCGCCGACGCCGTCGCCGAGGGCCTCATCGCCCGTTCCGGCGCTGCGACCGGTGACTCGAAGCCGGGCGAGAAGGCCGCCGCCGAGCCGCTCGCCGAGTGGGAGCGCGACCTGCTCGAGGGCGAGAAGAAGGCCGACGAGCCGGCCGCCGAGGCCGCCCCGGCCGAGGCCGCTGTCGAGGCTCCGGCCGCCGAGGCCGAGGCCGAGACCGTCGTCGAGGCTCCGGCCGCCGACGCCGAGCAGGCCTGA
- a CDS encoding M23 family metallopeptidase, whose amino-acid sequence MTTLLLTLLVALSQALTSAVRPLPPPLVVARWWDPPPTPYAAGHRGVDLAAPVGARLRAVGPGRVYYAGQVAGRGVLSLTLPGGLRTTYEPVRPLVAEGEEVAAGQVVAVLTEGAHCQEPCLHWGLLAGGTYLNPLTLLPRPAPRLLPTSPPGGG is encoded by the coding sequence ATGACGACACTGCTGCTCACCCTGCTCGTGGCGCTGTCCCAGGCGCTCACCTCCGCCGTCCGCCCGCTGCCGCCGCCCCTGGTGGTGGCGCGGTGGTGGGACCCGCCCCCGACGCCGTACGCGGCCGGTCACCGGGGGGTGGACCTGGCGGCGCCCGTGGGGGCGCGGCTGCGCGCCGTGGGGCCCGGCCGGGTGTACTACGCCGGGCAGGTCGCGGGGCGCGGGGTGCTGTCCCTGACCCTGCCGGGCGGCCTGCGCACCACGTACGAGCCGGTCCGGCCGCTCGTGGCGGAGGGCGAGGAGGTCGCGGCGGGGCAGGTGGTGGCGGTGCTGACGGAGGGCGCCCACTGCCAGGAGCCCTGCCTGCACTGGGGGCTGCTGGCGGGCGGTACGTACCTCAACCCGCTGACCCTGCTCCCGCGCCCGGCCCCGAGGCTGCTCCCGACGTCGCCGCCGGGCGGCGGCTGA
- a CDS encoding TetR/AcrR family transcriptional regulator produces the protein MAEHRSMQRDALLDAARSLLSEGGTEALTFPALAQRTGLARSSVYEYFRSRAAVVEELCAVDFPVWAAEIEAAMEAAPTPETKIEAYVRSQLGLVGDRRHRAVVAISASELDAGAREKIRAAHGGLVAMIVEALGALGQAEPKLAAMLLQGVVDAAVRRIELGAAEDPAVVTEAAVAMALRGVRG, from the coding sequence GTGGCCGAGCACCGGTCGATGCAGCGCGACGCCCTGTTGGACGCCGCCCGTTCCCTGCTGTCCGAAGGCGGTACGGAGGCCCTGACCTTCCCCGCCCTGGCCCAGCGCACCGGGCTCGCCCGGTCCTCCGTGTACGAGTACTTCCGCTCCCGCGCGGCGGTCGTCGAGGAGCTGTGCGCGGTGGACTTCCCCGTCTGGGCCGCCGAGATCGAAGCGGCGATGGAGGCGGCCCCGACGCCCGAGACGAAGATCGAGGCCTACGTCCGCAGCCAGCTCGGGCTGGTCGGGGACCGCCGCCACCGGGCGGTGGTGGCGATCTCGGCCAGTGAGCTGGACGCCGGTGCGCGGGAGAAGATCCGCGCGGCGCACGGCGGACTGGTCGCGATGATCGTCGAGGCGCTGGGCGCCCTCGGCCAGGCGGAGCCGAAGCTGGCCGCGATGCTGCTCCAGGGGGTCGTGGACGCGGCGGTCCGGCGGATCGAGCTCGGCGCCGCCGAGGACCCGGCCGTGGTGACGGAGGCGGCGGTCGCGATGGCCCTGCGCGGCGTCCGGGGCTGA
- the whiG gene encoding RNA polymerase sigma factor WhiG, whose amino-acid sequence MPQHTSGSDRAAVPPAARGGSVRSTAPSSLEVLWRSYKDSGDERLREQLILHYSPLVKYVAGRVSVGLPPNVEQADFVSSGVFGLIDAIEKFDIERSIKFETYAITRIRGAMIDELRALDWIPRSVRQKARAVERAYATLEAQLRRTPTEHEVAGEMGIGVEELHTVFSQLSLANVVALEELLHVGGEGGDRLSLMDTLEDHAADDPVEVAEDRELRRLLARAINTLPEREKTVVTLYYYEGLTLAEIGNVLGVTESRVSQIHTKSVLQLRAKLADVGR is encoded by the coding sequence ATGCCCCAGCACACCTCAGGGTCTGACCGCGCTGCGGTGCCCCCCGCTGCCCGCGGCGGCAGTGTGCGGTCCACCGCGCCCTCGTCCCTGGAGGTGCTGTGGCGCTCGTACAAGGACTCGGGTGACGAGAGGCTGCGGGAGCAGCTGATCCTGCACTACTCACCGCTGGTGAAGTACGTGGCCGGCCGGGTCAGCGTGGGCCTGCCGCCCAACGTCGAACAGGCCGACTTCGTCTCCTCCGGCGTCTTCGGGCTCATCGACGCCATCGAGAAGTTCGACATCGAGCGGTCCATCAAGTTCGAGACGTACGCCATCACCCGGATCCGCGGCGCGATGATCGACGAACTGCGGGCGCTGGACTGGATCCCCCGCTCGGTCCGGCAGAAGGCGCGGGCCGTGGAGCGCGCGTACGCCACGCTGGAGGCCCAGCTGCGGCGCACCCCGACCGAGCACGAGGTGGCCGGGGAGATGGGGATCGGGGTGGAGGAGCTCCACACCGTGTTCAGCCAGCTGTCGCTGGCGAACGTGGTCGCCCTGGAGGAGCTGCTGCACGTCGGCGGCGAAGGCGGGGACCGCCTCTCGCTCATGGACACCCTGGAGGACCACGCCGCCGACGACCCGGTGGAGGTGGCCGAGGACCGCGAGCTGCGCAGACTGCTGGCCCGCGCGATCAACACGCTGCCCGAGCGGGAGAAGACGGTCGTCACCCTGTACTACTACGAGGGCCTCACCCTCGCGGAGATCGGCAACGTGCTGGGCGTCACCGAGAGCCGGGTCAGCCAGATCCACACCAAGTCCGTGCTCCAGCTGCGGGCCAAGCTCGCGGACGTCGGCCGGTGA